In Anopheles gambiae chromosome 2, idAnoGambNW_F1_1, whole genome shotgun sequence, a single window of DNA contains:
- the LOC1269735 gene encoding sulfhydryl oxidase 1, whose amino-acid sequence MVVVRVATSGSYHRPHIGSSAAWLLLLLLLAVSTVDLGTGGAVGLRERLSIYEQKRYQRQIEESENSGLYDATDSVISLTAANLKQRVFNQPHASLVEFYNSYCGFCRRFAPIWKQLASDILGWQKLVHVTALDCSRDENNAICREFEVMAYPTIRFFSPYYADGEQKIGEPVKEHDEQRIIDRLVEYMQRVENRPTNWPNLTAINRTDDKSALFDVTSLSGAAARPKYVYLINEKDANATVGLQVILDFHDTPDVSVYRVHDPTLSTNGLSVVDGTSLSVINLPIDEFGRDKVRDAIRLHLRQHHIVVTDVSTKSTKKAGDGAGAVGGDGGGGGGTTEQNISALMEQKQEAAIRAKVKELGAAVVYQADLEEAVRFALFHEIGRYKTIEGDRLVALRNFLNVLVRYFPFNDNGRRFLTEVRQYVLNAGEKRLDGEAFVARVKALETERKPVFSSNHWIGCSGSKEGLRRYPCGLWTLFHYLTVQAAESDLSNSPLEVLEAMHGYIKNYFGCSECSQHFQQMADRNRIWQVATKDEAVLWLWSSHNEVNKRLSGDATEDPDHPKVQFPTASDCAQCRRKILTNHHNHQQYTMEDGNEWNLMEVLSYLKHMYAYERRNLFGLHDSSLAPQGSEGRSEWGGAAASGAQTSYHSYGNVLSDIDIRFSALLYITCIVMIVIAIKMVVKRGYRKKMYPHDILGKV is encoded by the exons atggtggtggtgcgtgtGGCAACTTCCGGCTCCTACCATCGGCCACACATCGGATCGTCCGCTgcgtggctgctgctgctgctgctgctggcggtgaGCACCGTAGACCTCGGCACCGGCGGTGCGGTCGGACTGCGGGAACGGCTGAGCATTTACGAGCAGAAGCGCTACCAGCGCCAGATCGAGGAAAGTGAAAACAGCGGCCTGTACGATGCGACCGATTCCGTGATTTCGCTCACGGCGGCCAATCTGAAGCAGCGGGTGTTTAACCAACCGCACGCATCGCTGGTCGAGTTTTACAACTCGTACTGCGGGTTTTGTCGCCGGTTCGCACCGATCTGGAAGCAGCTCGCCTCGGACATACTCGGCTGGCAGAAGCTGGTCCACGTAACCGCGCTGGACTGCTCGCGGGACGAAAACAATGCAATCTGCCGGGAGTTCGAGGTGATGGCCTATCCGACGATCCGGTTCTTTTCACCGTATTACGCAGATGGCGAGCAGAAGATag GAGAACCAGTGAAAGAGCACGATGAGCAGCGCATCATTGACCGGTTGGTCGAGTACATGCAGCGGGTCGAGAACAGACCAACCAACTGGCCCAACCTAACCGCCATCAATCGGACGGACGATAAGTCCGCACTGTTTGATGTTACCTCGTTGTCTGGTGCCGCCGCTAGGCCCAAGTACGTTTATCTGATCAACGAAAAGGACGCCAATGCAACGGTCGGTTTGCAGGTGATTCTCGACTTTCACGATACACCGGACGTAAGCGTGTACCGGGTGCATGATCCCACCCTGTCCACCAACGGTCTCTCCGTGGTGGATGGCACCTCGCTGAGCGTCATCAACCTGCCGATCGATGAGTTTGGTCGTGATAAGGTACGCGATGCGATACGGTTGCATCTACGCCAGCATCACATCGTCGTGACGGACGTGTCGACCAAGTCGACCAAGAAAGCGGGCGATGGTGCCGGTGCGGTAGgaggcgatggtggtggtggtggcggtacgACCGAGCAGAACATATCCGCACTGATGGAGCAAAAGCAGGAGGCGGCAATACGGGCCAAGGTGAAGGAACTCGGGGCGGCCGTCGTGTACCAGGCCGATCTGGAGGAAGCGGTACGGTTCGCGCTGTTCCACGAGATTGGCCGGTACAAAACGATCGAAGGCGATCGGTTGGTGGCGTTGCGCAACTTTCTCAACGTGCTCGTGCGCTACTTCCCGTTCAACGATAATGGGCGCCGATTCCTGACCGAGGTGCGCCAGTACGTGCTGAATGCGGGCGAGAAACGGCTCGACGGGGAAGCGTTTGTGGCACGCGTGAAAGCGCTcgaaacggaacggaagcCGGTGTTCTCGTCGAACCACTGGATCGGGTGCTCCGGCTCGAAGGAAGGCTTGCGCCGGTACCCGTGCGGTCTGTGGACGCTGTTTCACTACCTAACGGTGCAGGCCGCCGAGAGCGATCTGTCCAACAGCCCGCTGGAGGTGCTGGAAGCGATGCACGGCTACATCAAGAACTATTTCGGCTGCTCCGAGTGTTCGCAGCACTTCCAGCAGATGGCCGACCGGAACCGCATCTGGCAGGTGGCGACGAAGGACGAGGCCGTGCTGTGGCTGTGGTCGAGCCACAACGAGGTCAACAAGCGGTTGTCGGGCGATGCGACCGAAGATCCCGACCATCCCAAGGTGCAATTTCCGACCGCGAGCGATTGTGCGCAGTGCAGGCGCAAGATCCTAAccaaccaccacaaccaccagcaGTACACGATGGAGGACGGGAACGAGTGGAATCTGATGGAGGTGCTGAGCTACCTGAAGCACATGTACGCGTACGAACGGCGCAATCTGTTCGGCCTGCACGACAGCAGCCTGGCGCCGCAGGGTTCCGAGGGTCGGTCGGAATGGGGCGGTGCGGCGGCTTCCGGCGCTCAGACGAGCTACCATTCGTACGGTAACGTGCTGAGCGATATCGACATCCGGTTCAGTGCACTGCTGTACATTACCTGCATCGTGATGATTGTGATTGCGATCAAGATGGTCGTGAAGCGAGGTTACCGGAAGAAGATGTACCCACACGACATACTGGGCAAAGTGTAA
- the LOC1269734 gene encoding signal recognition particle 9 kDa protein: protein MVYVKSWEDFEIAAENMYMANPCQCRFTMKYTHQRGAVVLKLTDNAKCVQYKTEVLSELRRIEKFSGNLIQMMASKE from the coding sequence atggTGTATGTAAAGTCGTGGGAAGATTTCGAGATTGCGGCAGAAAACATGTACATGGCGAACCCGTGCCAGTGTCGGTTTACGATGAAGTACACGCACCAGCGAGGAGCGGTAGTGCTGAAGCTGACCGACAATGCCAAGTGCGTGCAGTACAAAACGGAGGTCCTGTCCGAGCTGAGGCGGATCGAAAAGTTCTCCGGCAATCTGATACAGATGATGGCGTCGAAGGAATAG
- the LOC1269733 gene encoding polyprenol reductase, which translates to MFPWYDIRSINLINFLFANLIVTVVVLGGLLATIEKHLPTAIRQTFRYGKHALKGSPDRLVSLLEVPKAWFKHFYVFAALWSVAGFAVMMETYLTGQPARDYVIAFLDTMATNKRMVRTTPTETMVAMTLITLQCLRRFYETWFVQVFSSKLKINLSAYLVGYIHYFGTIVAILAQAEGFTRAGPVSLPTNGYRFEPSVRLALCVGVFCYAWYHQYLSNVILANLRKDKAGKVVSQKHSLPTGDYFEAVSSPHMFFEIVMYVVLFCVLHRNSTMVYVLLWVLSNQLMNSWLTHQWYVENFPNYPKQRKALVPFVL; encoded by the coding sequence atgttcCCGTGGTACGATATTCGGTCGATCAATTTGATCAACTTTTTGTTCGCCAACCTCATCGTGACGGTCGTGGTGCTCGGTGGACTGTTGGCAACGATagaaaagcatctgcccacCGCCATCCGGCAGACGTTCCGGTATGGCAAACATGCACTCAAGGGGTCGCCGGACCGATTAGTGTCCCTGCTGGAGGTCCCGAAGGCGTGGTTCAAACATTTTTACGTCTTTGCTGCCCTCTGGTCGGTGGCCGGATTTGCCGTCATGATGGAGACCTACCTCACTGGCCAGCCAGCGCGGGACTACGTAATCGCCTTCCTCGACACGATGGCAACCAACAAGCGCATGGTGCGCACCACGCCTACCGAGACGATGGTTGCCATGACGCTGATCACACTGCAGTGCTTGCGCCGGTTCTACGAGACCTGGTTCGTGCAGGTGTTCTCGAGCAAGCTGAAAATCAACCTGTCCGCGTACCTCGTCGGGTACATCCATTACTTCGGTACGATCGTGGCGATCCTAGCGCAGGCGGAGGGTTTCACCCGCGCCGGCCCCGTCTCGCTGCCCACCAACGGATATCGGTTCGAGCCCAGCGTCCGATTGGCCCTGTGCGTTGGCGTGTTTTGCTACGCCTGGTACCACCAGTACCTGTCGAACGTGATCCTGGCCAACCTGCGCAAGGACAAGGCGGGCAAAGTGGTGAGCCAGAAGCACAGCCTGCCGACCGGCGACTACTTTGAGGCCGTATCCTCGCCCCACATGTTCTTCGAGATCGTGATGTACGTCGTGCTGTTCTGTGTGCTGCACCGGAACAGTACGATGGTGTACGTGCTGTTGTGGGTCCTCTCGAATCAGCTGATGAACTCATGGCTCACCCACCAGTGGTAcgtggaaaactttcccaacTATCCTAAGCAAAGGAAAGCGCTCGTACCGTTCGTTCTGTGA